The following are encoded together in the Lactuca sativa cultivar Salinas chromosome 1, Lsat_Salinas_v11, whole genome shotgun sequence genome:
- the LOC111879939 gene encoding uncharacterized protein LOC111879939 has product MPPRKRPRPSSCAAPPPPPPPPQLDPAMFQAAVVAAVAAAMSQIGTNGNGGSGSGATPSNQGDSSGRTKECTYKYFTNGKPNTFNGSGGIITLMQWFERTEAVFEIYACPETSKVKYATLTFTGRALTWCNDRVKSPTLVVANSISWEDLKSLMLKEYCPRALLCPTMVTLEEKKVERYLWGLSSQIQDTVLALKPATFEISKELAQQLIDHRASRGTMSATTDQAKGGNNTRMFWNNKKKQPAQDPAKKQ; this is encoded by the exons ATGCcgccaaggaaaagaccaagaccttccagCTGCGcagcaccacctcctccgccacCGCCTCCACAATTAGATCCTGCAATGTTCCAGGCTGCCGTAGTAGCAGCTGTGGCAGCAGCTATGTCGCAAATCGGAACTAATGGAAATGGTGGATCTGGATCTGGTGCTACACCCTCTAACCAGGGTGACAGTTCGGGGCGCACaaaggaatgcacctacaagtACTTCACTAATGGCAAACCCAATACGTTCAATGGGAGCGGGGGCATCATcacactgatgcaatggttcgaaaggaccgaagcagtcttcgaaatctatGCTTGTCCTGAGACAAGCAAGGTCAAGTATGCGACATTAACTTTCACCGGTAGGGCTCTTACTTGGTGTAATGACCGAGTTAAGTCGCCTACTCTAGTAGTGgctaactccataagctgggaagaCTTGAAATCGTTGATGctaaaggagtattgcccgaggg cactcctctgtccaaCAATGGTCACTCTAGAAGAGAAGAAGGTGGAACGATACCtctgggggctatcatcccagattcaggATACTGTACTGGCCTTGAAACCTGCTACCTTTGAAATttccaaggaattggcacaacaacttatcgatcaCAGGGCCAGTCGTGGTACCATGAGCGCCACCACCGACCAAGCAAAAGGAGGGAACAACACGAGGATGTTCTGGAACAATAAAAAGAAGCAACCGGCACAGGACCCTGCCAAGAAGCAATAG